The Mus pahari chromosome 2, PAHARI_EIJ_v1.1, whole genome shotgun sequence genomic interval gCTGTAAAACGTGCTGCACAGCCTTTAACCCCAAAGGAAAAGCaacccttcccacccaccccaacaGCCTCTTCCTGCACATGCCCCAACCCTCCCCTTAAAGTAGGCTAGAAGCAAACCCCCATGCACCCTGCCCCAGCACCAGAGAGGTGATCCCTCCCTCTAAAAAAGAGTTCAGAATGGTCCTGGGCCAGCTCCTTGCATCCTCTCTCTTCAGAGTGGGGTGGGCCTCACCTGCCTCTGGCAGTATGCCAGCAGCCTGGGGAAACCAAGCCCCTGCTCAGGAACAAACACTACTAGGTTTCTTAAGGTCTTTTGTAGTCTTTCAGTGGGGACCATTTGGCTTCCTTGAGGaatggaagggggaaagaaagctgCTTTAGTTTACTCTTCCTAACTTTCCAGGGCCCTGAGCAAAGGGGACCGAGATGAATAAACCTCTCGCTGGACTCGCTGTTCGCGGTAACCTGGGGGAAGAATCTGGGGGCAGTGAGGTGAGACAAATGTATTGATAGAGCAGGGTAGACAAGGCAAAGAGACCCTGGGAATAGGTTAGCTTCAACATGCAAACTCCCAGGGACTAGGACAGGAGGCCAGGGGTTAGGGGCAGTTGCCAGGGTTGGCAGGCTAGCCCTTCCTAGTCCTAGAAATGAGGTCCTGATAAGCTAAACCACAACACACTAGCAAACACGAGGTATCTTCTTCCATTCAGGCAGCATTAGATGAGCTAAGTGACTGTTCACCTACTTTGGCTCTCCTGGTTTATTCCCATGTTCCTATATTAAGAGACCTTAAGATCCCATGCTCTCCCTCCCCTGAAGGATGAGGGACACCTACTCTGGTTACAGTTCAGTGTATGAATGTGGTACAGGACAGCATCACAGATGAACAGAATCACACTAACGGTGAGCCTCATCATTTTGATGGGTAAGGGAGTAGTTTCGGACCCCTGACATTATAGTAGGACACAAGGCCTTAGGACTGGAGCCATGGAtagacaggaggaaggagaaaaacacgATGACAAGCTTGGGCATCTCCTATCAAAACTCTGCTTATGCCAAAGGCCAGATTGGAGCTATGGCTGCTGCAGCACCCTCAGAGCAACACTGCACTGACTTGCTGTTGCTCCCTGTCCCCATGGTTCACACCAaatcaaaggaaaaggagggTAGACAGGCAAGCTTAGGTATCGCCACAACCACTCCTATAAGGAACACTGGATTGAGGACCCCTGGGAACGGCTGACAAGAAGCAGAAGCGGCCAGAGTCCACCCTGGCCCTCAGCCAGCCACCCAGTCCAGCCAAGGCAGTGACAGCACCAGACTCCCCACTCCACTCTGCTCAACCCTGAGTCCCCAAGAAgttataaaaatgtagaaaaggcaaagagaaaagtgTAAACAGCTCCAGAGAATTTGGGAAGGTAGAAGGGGGCCCAGCCCTCATGCTTCCCCACTGATGGGGACACTGCATCCTAGGTCAACAATTTGAGACTCTTCCCCTCCTTGGGGCTGGGTGCCAGatggaagaaggcagaaagagaagccagaccTGGAATAGCCAACCCCAGTGGGCTTAAGGTCCCCCTTCCAGCCACAGGACATTCACGTGGCTGTGTTTATTCTTTGTCTCATTAGTGACCCTCTTGTCTCTGAGTAGGCCTTGGGATAAAGAATCATACCATGACGCCTGTCAATCCCAGCTCCATGTCCACCTCACCTTTTGGATCTCAAAAGCCAAGATTGCCTGAGCTGGGCCCACTGTCTATGCTAAACACAGAAGGGCCCTTCAGGCCACTCCTTCAGGCAGGTAGTCTGCTGCCAAGCCACGTCCAACAGCCCCTGAGGCCTGCTTCCCACAGTAGGGATGCACTGGTGCCATGGGCAGAGAAAACAGAACCAGGAAAGCAGAGTGAAATGGAGGAAAGAGGCATCCGGACAGCACAGCCAAGGCTCCTGGAAGACGAAATCGGGGGGTGTAAAAACTGAGATTCAGTGTTCAGCACGACGAACCTGGGCATGGACCCAAGAGCCATAGCCATGGCTCCGTCTCCCACCACCCTGCCACCTAATTGCCTGGGTCTCAGGTCCTGGAATGATGGTTTCTGGAGTGCAAGCCCAGATAAAACCCCCTGCTGGTCCTTCACTTTCCAAGGCGGCTAGCGGCCTGGTGAGGGCTGGAAGCTCCCCGTTCCCTGCTGTCTTCTGCCCGGGTTTCATCTGTGCTGCTGGAGCTTGGGGGGCGGGGTATGGGTTGCAGCCATGCCCCTCAGGTCAGAGTGAGGTGGGAAGAAGCTAGTTGTTggcatccccctcctcctcatcaAAGGACTGCACACCTGAGGAAGTGACATCAGACACCTTCCGGCTGAGAGCAGTGGACATCTCTGGGTCCTCTCGTGGGGAAAGTGACTCCAGATCCCGGCATCCcgcatcttcttcttcctcagggGCCAGtggtctcttttcttcctctacaGGTCCCCTGGCCAGTTCCACCCCACCAACCTCTGATGCCCAGTCAGTGTCTACCCCCAACAAAGGTGGAGGCTCCTGAGCAGAGTATCCTGAAGCAGGTTGGGAAGGCCCCATGTCATGCAGGCTTGGCTGTGAGTCATCAAATGCAGGGCCAAGATAGGATCCTGTAGCTGGAGATGCAATGAGGGACTGATCACTGGCTTCCCAGGCGTCAGATGACCCCAGACAGTACATCCCCTGTGACACGTAGGAGTGAGGCCATCCATCCATTGGGGCTTGAGCTAGTGCATCTGTAACAGAATGAGCAGGGTTGGAGGAGCCACAGAATAGCCATCATGGGCAGTAAGGAGAGCTTACAGAACTGTCCTATTGTTATGCAAATGCAGGGGCACTAGAGAAGCTGAGACAAATGGAAAAGTCCTAAAAACCAGGGAAGGGTAGAGGGGGTCTAAAAAGCTGAGAAGCCTCTTAGGTACCAGGTCTTGACTCTAGAACCATTTCTCACCCTGACTTTCCATCAGCTCCTGGTAGTTGTCACTGTAGTTGCAGTCCAGTGGTTCCTGGGTAGAATTGACACTCATGTCCTCACCATCCATGGAAGACCAGGCCATAAGTGTAGCCTCAGAAATAGCAAACTGTTCCATGACacctatgagaaaaaaaatgtaattttatttagaGTCCTCAGCCCAGCATGCTGGCTcatcacctttaatcccagcactcaggaggcagaggcaagtggatctttgagtttgaagccagtcttgtctacaaagcaagttcaggataaccagggctgcacagtgagaccttgtctcaaaaagccaaatcaaacaaagaaaagagcccTCTTATAACCCTTAGACCCATGCAAGGGGTATGGAGAAACCAATTGCTGCATGGTTCAGTGGATGTAAAATATAAACCATGTATGAAATCATTTAAGAAAAGTTAGCAGAAACAAGTGAAATAAGTTTTaataaatctaatttaaatatatatgattcTCTTTCAACATATAATGAATATaaactttttttggtttttcaatataAACATTATTAAAGAGGTGTCTTACATTCTTAATATGAATTAGCCAGTGACTACTCTATTACTCTGAAATAAGGCTAGACCATGGGTCATACTTAGGATTCCTAGCTGGGGAATTCTTCTGGTGAAATAACCTGGGGGGATTAAATGTAAATGTTCCAGAAGTTTGTCCTTGGAGGTTTTAGAATTTGAACAGAAGAGATGGCTTATGGGTAAAGAGTTAACTGCTCtggcagagggcctgagtttggttctgagGACCCACACCAGGCAActcagcctgtaactccagcttcaggggaatccaacaccctgTAAGGCCTCTTGCACACATGTAAAGCACATGAACTTATGCAGGCAAACGTAAGAActtaaataaaatagtatttttaaaaaaagaaagaaagaaagaaagaaagaaagaaagaaagaaagaaagaaagaaagaaagaaagaaagaagttgagcCTAGTTTTAGTTGGTCTAGGACATTCAAGATCATTGAAGACTCCCCAAGGGAGCATCGGGTAAATGTGGGTCCCCAGTCGTAGAAGGGACCATATCAAGAGACTAGAAGAAGGGAGGGCATAACCGTGAGGATGTAAGGATGCGAGCATTGCAGATCCCTGTTCTAGTCAGAGTCATGAATAAGCTGAAGCTCTCATTGCTATCACCTtgtcctccctctctgtcctccacgTCTATCACCCAGCCCCACTTGGACTTCCTCTGCcgtccaccacccaccacccacaccAGCAACACTaaatccttcccctctcctcagaCCTACCCTTCTCCTTGGGTATCTATCTTCTTGGTACCTGCCGACAGGATCAATTCACTTTCGTATGCACACCACATACTTGTCATCAGACCTATTCCACTTCCCTGGAACCAAACCACTGTCTCCAGGGCTATTCCCTTAATCATCCACTAGCTGTCACAGTAATGAGTACGGTAAGTCAATTCATGAAATCAAATGTTGACGAGCATGGCCTCAGGAGTTCCAGGCCTCTTTCATTTTTAGAAACAAATACAAGCAGAGTTATTTGAAGCCCCAAGGCCCCCGTGTTTTTCTTCTATACTAAGAGAGGCCTGGGGGAAGACAGTACCAtaccagagaaaagaaaacatctgggAGACATGGCCTTACAAATTTCATCAGAGTCCCCATTTTCTAAggctataataaaaatatattggcGGGCATTTATCAGAATTAGCCagcccaaaaagaaaaacaaacaaacaaaaacaaaaaagcttgaAATCAAGGCTGGTAGAAAAACGTGTACCTATGGTCCACATGCAGAAAGACAATTTTGCCATCAGGGAGCAGATTAGAGGGGTCAGTCTCTGACCATCCAAACAACAGACTATCATTGATATTGGGATATTGGGATAGAAGTACCTGCTAGGAAACGTGCCTCCTTCTCACCATCGCTGAGGTCAGAATAAGCATCTGTATCCCTGCGCACAGCCTCATGGCTATGTTGTGGCTGAATTGTTGGAGCCTTCCCCCAGCCCTGCCACTCGATCATGTGGGCCACCCGGCCTTGGCCCATGGCGGTAGGCTTTGTCACATGGTCCTTCATGCTCCTTGAGATCCCTATGAAGTCAGACAATACCCATAGCCTTCAGAATATCACACAATACTTAGCAGGTTCTGCAGTCATCCCTACCCAGAACCCATGGGATTCCATGCACTAGGGAAAATATCCCCCTAGTAGCCAGTGGGTAATACTCAGGATTGGAGAGGCTTGACATAAAGCCAGGTGATTCAGAGCTGTGGGCATGAACCCCATCAGGCTTAAGGAAAAGGGGATCAAAGAGGAACCTGTCAGCAGTCCCATTTCCAGGTTTGGAGTCTCACCTGAGAATGATGACTTGGCCAGGGCCCCAATGCCATAGGCATTAGAGTTTCGCTTGAGCTTCGGAAGGATGGAAGTGGTGTCTTCCATGGAAAgctaggacagggaagggaagagaatagGCAGAGGAATAAGAAGGTTTGGGGTGCCTTACATACAGAATAGTTTTTCCGGCTCCCAGGAAGGTGGATACCCAAGGCAGCAATTGACAAAGAAAACCAAGGGAGTATATACCTAGTACATACTGGGGGGGTCAGCGGAATAGCCTGTCTATAGAACGTCCCAGTGAacgaacaaaagaaaagaagggtcAAGGTAGACTGAGAAGGGCTAGGGGTGGCTGCACTCACATTGATGCCGTCCCAGGAGAAATCTGTTCGTGTTTGCtgtaggagagaggagaggggatggtaTCTAGGCACCTCTAGGAATGCA includes:
- the Fam131b gene encoding protein FAM131B isoform X1, with the protein product MGCIGSRTVGNEVIAVDWKGLKDVDQINMDSTSSLHGSSLHRPSTEQTRTDFSWDGINLSMEDTTSILPKLKRNSNAYGIGALAKSSFSGISRSMKDHVTKPTAMGQGRVAHMIEWQGWGKAPTIQPQHSHEAVRRDTDAYSDLSDGEKEARFLAGVMEQFAISEATLMAWSSMDGEDMSVNSTQEPLDCNYSDNYQELMESQDALAQAPMDGWPHSYVSQGMYCLGSSDAWEASDQSLIASPATGSYLGPAFDDSQPSLHDMGPSQPASGYSAQEPPPLLGVDTDWASEVGGVELARGPVEEEKRPLAPEEEEDAGCRDLESLSPREDPEMSTALSRKVSDVTSSGVQSFDEEEGDANN
- the Fam131b gene encoding protein FAM131B isoform X2; this encodes MDSTSSLHGSSLHRPSTEQTRTDFSWDGINLSMEDTTSILPKLKRNSNAYGIGALAKSSFSGISRSMKDHVTKPTAMGQGRVAHMIEWQGWGKAPTIQPQHSHEAVRRDTDAYSDLSDGEKEARFLAGVMEQFAISEATLMAWSSMDGEDMSVNSTQEPLDCNYSDNYQELMESQDALAQAPMDGWPHSYVSQGMYCLGSSDAWEASDQSLIASPATGSYLGPAFDDSQPSLHDMGPSQPASGYSAQEPPPLLGVDTDWASEVGGVELARGPVEEEKRPLAPEEEEDAGCRDLESLSPREDPEMSTALSRKVSDVTSSGVQSFDEEEGDANN